Genomic segment of Malus domestica chromosome 15, GDT2T_hap1:
GTGGTTTATTTGCACACTTGTAAATGCAATCCTGTATGATCTCAAAGATTAAAGAGTGGTGTTAAATGTTTAACTTCTTTGGCATACTTTGATGTTCGAAAAGATGAATGATATATGTATACAACTGCCTGCCGATATTTGTTTGGTGTTAATGCTGTTGGTGAAACTTCATTCGTTGAATGCAAAAATTTACGTTCTGCAATTCACGGAACCAAAACATGAAAGCAGATGCTCCGTTGGATACAGAAAACGTCGGAGGaagcaaaaacaaagaaattgtGCTATAATCCAGAGTGAAGGgggaaaataacaaataaatatttCTTTGATATACTTGGTTTAACAAATAATCTCATATCAACCACAAAAATTACAGATAATCTGATAATAATTCTGCATTGGTTTCTTACTGTGTACGGTTTCTATTATCTGCAAGGATAACAAGGGTCCTAATCTAATTTTCGGGGCGGGTTGTGGGTTGCTATCTCAGCAGCCCTGAGTTTGAATGTGCAACTCGGACAACCAGGGGGCTGGTAACTCTTGATCGTCCACTTACCCATGAAAAGAACCCGAATGCATATCCCTTCGATGGTGGAGCAGCCACCTTGAAGTTTACAGTGAACTGTATCTTCTGGCCAAACCTCTTGAAGATTAATCGATTCGGGACAATAGTAACACTGATTCCAACGGGTGAGGACACCACAGCTTTATATATACGCTTTGGCTTACCAACATTGGTCACTGTTCTAGTTACCGAGAAGTTACCTACAAGATATGGCACTGTGATAGATGGATAGTTCAGGTCAGACGCTGTTCGAAATGCCTGCTTACACGTACTGTTGTCTTGTGTGATTTGATGGACTGCCTTCTCGTCATAACCAACTGAACAAAGGAATTCTACGTAGTCTGCTGAATGCACGTCATAGACAAGGCCGGGGTCAAGGACTCTTTTCGGGTTCACAAAGCCTGAGCCATAATCGAATGCGTTACCCCTTCTTCCTTCAGGGTCCACTAGGATGGGTTTGTGGTTCTTATCCAGAAGAGTAGCTGGAAGTTCCAATTGTTGTCAGATTCCTCGGTACAATCTTAGGCACAAAGTGGGATAACTTGAAAACTTTCTGTTTGAGAATTAAACTGACTGCAAGTTTAGTGTAGTTTCAGCCAATGAAATCTTACCCGTAGTCATGATTGCAGATCTAATAGCTGCTGGGGACCATGATGGATAAACAGCTTTGATCAAGGCGGCGATTCCTGTTACATGTGGGCAAGCCATGGAAGTACCAGAAAGAATGTTGAACTGCTTATTCCCTGCTGCTGGGGACCAAGATGCTAGTATATTCAGTCCAGGAGCTGTGACATCGGGCTACAATGCAAAATAGTTATAAGGTTTTCTATAACATAATAGATTACAAAGCCAGTACATTGTGATTTCTGATCATCAGTTATAATTTACCTTCAAAATCTCCGGTGTCAATGAATTGGGGCCTTTTGAAGAAAACGCAGTAACACGAGGTGCAGGTTTCAGTCCCAGTATAGTCTTTGCGGGCAAAATTCGAGACATGGGTTTCCTGTGCACAACGGTCGAAATCAGttaaacataaaactcaaatacAGAAAATTTGAACCTTCATGTTTTAGTCTATAAGACTAACCGTGTGCGTTTAATATAAGATAAAATACGATGCCCTATCCTCTGTTCAACAATAGCTGAAGGGATGACAAATGGGACAGCAATACCCTTATCTGCCCCATCAATGAGAACCATCCCGACACCACCAGCTTTTTTCACTAGCATACTTTTAGTGAGCTTTGACTCTGTTGAACTCTCAGCATGTCGACAGACCAGAACCTTCCCTCTGGCCTTGGTTCTATTCAAGGAACTTTCTAAACAGTAACTGCAACACAAATTGTAGTAGAGAAAGTGTGACTTAAGCACCCTATGCATCGACATCTAAACAGAACTCACTTCCAAGTACCTTTTGATTCACCTGGATTGATACGGAGTAAAATACCCTGCATTGGCTTCAGAGGCGGAAATAATTCTTGCTGAGGTTTTCATTTCGAAGAGACTGAGACTTTCACCCTAATCAAGCATTCAGAACTCATAAGGCTTGCGAAAATAATGCACAAATCTCTCAAACGTAAAGTAGATAGAATTACCGTGAAATTAGCACCATTTTCTAGTATGATATCAGAAGTGAAATCCCTATCTGTTGAACTTGCTGCAACAGTGAGCATCCATGGGGCTAAATTTGTTGCAGAACCGGGGTTTCCTTCATTTCCAGAAGAAGCAACCACTAAAATTCCATGACTAGCAGCATGAAATGATCCGACAGAAATGGCATCACTGAAATAGTCACCCTGAGGAGCATCAGGACCTAGAGACAGAGACATGATATCAACCCCGTCTCTGATTGCATCATCAAAGGCCGCTAGTAGGTCAACGTCATAACAACCAGAGTTCCAGCATGTCTTGTACACTGCAATCCTAGCCATTGGTGCACCTCCTCTTGCCCCTCCAGCTGCCAATCCCTTATAAGTCATGTTTGACACATACCGACCAGCAGCTATAGAGGCTGTGTGACTGCCATGACCGGAGCTGTCCCTTGGTGATCTGAATGACACTCTGGTTGTTGACTCTTCCTCAGCTTCATAACCAGAATTATAGTATCGAGCGCCAATCACTTTCCTATGGAAAAAAGTTTATAACCATTTGAGATTACCAATCGTAAACGTccatgaaacaaactaaacaatCCATTCAAACCACGAAACAACCTGTTGCAAGTTGAAGCAGTGAATTTTTCTCCTAATTGACAACGCCCCTTCCATCTAGCTGGCACCGGAGGCATGTTGGCATCATCAAAACTCGGAGATTCAGGCCAAATTCCTGCTCGTGACAgtgaataataatattattaacgGAAATATTTATTTCCCTTTAAACAATTAGTGTCATAAATAACTTCAATCAGACCAAAAGCATTCATGTGTACAGAAAGCAAAAATGATGGGGCACGTTCGTGCCACATGAGTCATGTGAGAGGAGATAAGACGCCTTCTAATATAAACAAAACAGGGACTTAAGTCAACAAATGGGCCATGAATCAATGATAGTTGACTGAACAACCATATTTTACTGAATAGAGATTGTGTTATAGATCTAGGTCCACAAAAGAAAGAGTAAATTGGTAAATataatcgtaaaaaaaaaaaaaaaagtgctcgGAGCTCAGTGCTTACCAGTATCAATGAAACCAACAATGACATTAACTTGGTTCTTGGTGGAAAACCCAGAAATCTCCATAGTTTCTTCACCCAAAAGGCCCATGAAATCCCAGGAATGAGTGGTGTGCAAGCTTCTTTTCGAATTGGGGAAAACCGAAACAACTCCTGGCATCTCTGTCAATTCAATTTACCATGTTTTTAATCACAAAGTCAAGGATTTCTATTCACATTATAATTCCTAGAGGTGGATTGGGAACTTACGGGAAATTTGGAATGCTTGGAGGTCGGTTAACTTGGCAGCAAAGCCTCTGAAGCCATGTCTGTAACTGTAAATGTGAGATGCCTGAGCTTCCTCCATGCTGTTCAAACACCATGGATGCAATTCACCAACACAATCAGAGATGAACAAGCAAACCCAAATcagtaaaaaaaacacacacacacatatatatatagacacacacacatgatttttatttaaatgaaagaaaaaaggaaaggacTTTCTGAAAAAACTGACCTTCCAGTGTGCACAGAAGCAAGCATTTCATGGTTTTGTGTCAAAATCTCATCTGGATCCTCACCATTTTTGCTTCCCATATAAACAACATACACCTAAAAACCCAAGAAAAATAGATCACTGAAAAACAccaaaacagaagaaaaacataaaattaaaggaACCCAGAATTTAATTTACCTTGGATGAAAGGCAAATGCTAATTTCAGCAGCAAGAACACATAAGAACAGAAGAAGAATGCTGCTAATTCTCCCACTACAACAAAAAGACCCCATTTTTTCAAGTGCCCcactttttttatttcctttcccaaaagagagaaaaatataaaGAGGGAGCCAAACAGTTGGATAagagagggaggaagaagaagaagatggcttTTTATAAGGAGAGAAAAGTctgctctttctttttttaaagaGGGAATGATTGCTTTTGCATAAAATTACCCAGTTGCAAAGCAACCGCCGATGATGATAAAACTTGAAGGCAAGATTAGTGGCAGGGCAGGGGTGAGAGACTGAGAGTGTGAGTGAGTGGGTGAGCGGTGGGAAAACCAGAGAGAACCAACCTCAAA
This window contains:
- the LOC103406988 gene encoding subtilisin-like serine-protease S isoform X2, encoding MGSFCCSGRISSILLLFLCVLAAEISICLSSKVYVVYMGSKNGEDPDEILTQNHEMLASVHTGSMEEAQASHIYSYRHGFRGFAAKLTDLQAFQISQMPGVVSVFPNSKRSLHTTHSWDFMGLLGEETMEISGFSTKNQVNVIVGFIDTGIWPESPSFDDANMPPVPARWKGRCQLGEKFTASTCNRKVIGARYYNSGYEAEEESTTRVSFRSPRDSSGHGSHTASIAAGRYVSNMTYKGLAAGGARGGAPMARIAVYKTCWNSGCYDVDLLAAFDDAIRDGVDIMSLSLGPDAPQGDYFSDAISVGSFHAASHGILVVASSGNEGNPGSATNLAPWMLTVAASSTDRDFTSDIILENGANFTGESLSLFEMKTSARIISASEANAGYFTPYQSSYCLESSLNRTKARGKVLVCRHAESSTESKLTKSMLVKKAGGVGMVLIDGADKGIAVPFVIPSAIVEQRIGHRILSYIKRTRKPMSRILPAKTILGLKPAPRVTAFSSKGPNSLTPEILKPDVTAPGLNILASWSPAAGNKQFNILSGTSMACPHVTGIAALIKAVYPSWSPAAIRSAIMTTDCTEESDNNWNFQLLFWIRTTNPS
- the LOC103406988 gene encoding subtilisin-like serine-protease S isoform X1, yielding MGSFCCSGRISSILLLFLCVLAAEISICLSSKVYVVYMGSKNGEDPDEILTQNHEMLASVHTGSMEEAQASHIYSYRHGFRGFAAKLTDLQAFQISQMPGVVSVFPNSKRSLHTTHSWDFMGLLGEETMEISGFSTKNQVNVIVGFIDTGIWPESPSFDDANMPPVPARWKGRCQLGEKFTASTCNRKVIGARYYNSGYEAEEESTTRVSFRSPRDSSGHGSHTASIAAGRYVSNMTYKGLAAGGARGGAPMARIAVYKTCWNSGCYDVDLLAAFDDAIRDGVDIMSLSLGPDAPQGDYFSDAISVGSFHAASHGILVVASSGNEGNPGSATNLAPWMLTVAASSTDRDFTSDIILENGANFTGESLSLFEMKTSARIISASEANAGYFTPYQSSYCLESSLNRTKARGKVLVCRHAESSTESKLTKSMLVKKAGGVGMVLIDGADKGIAVPFVIPSAIVEQRIGHRILSYIKRTRKPMSRILPAKTILGLKPAPRVTAFSSKGPNSLTPEILKPDVTAPGLNILASWSPAAGNKQFNILSGTSMACPHVTGIAALIKAVYPSWSPAAIRSAIMTTATLLDKNHKPILVDPEGRRGNAFDYGSGFVNPKRVLDPGLVYDVHSADYVEFLCSVGYDEKAVHQITQDNSTCKQAFRTASDLNYPSITVPYLVGNFSVTRTVTNVGKPKRIYKAVVSSPVGISVTIVPNRLIFKRFGQKIQFTVNFKVAAPPSKGYAFGFFSWVSGRSRVTSPLVVRVAHSNSGLLR